The Bifidobacteriaceae bacterium genomic interval GCGTGGCCGTTGTCACCGGCGGGCCGGGCGGCTGGGTTGGCGTAGTGTCGCCTATGGCCATGGCCCTAAGTTCGCCGATCGCTGCCACCCAGCTGGTGTTGTAGGTGCTGGCCGCCTCGAACTTGACGTAGCGGCCTTTGACGGGCGCGGCGAAGTCCACCGGGTAAACCACAGAGTGCGCGCTGGGGCGGTTGGTTGAGCCGTAGTCCATGGTGCCCTCGGCCACCGGGGCGTCCCAGCCGTCGTTCGTCTCGGCCACCGTCTTGTCGTCGGTCACGTAGACCGCGTAGTCCTTGATCGGGCCGTTGTTTTGGGCTTTGACCGAGTAGAGCACGCCGGTCAGGTCGAAGCTGCCGCCCACGTCAATGGTGACCCAGGCCGGCAGCGTGCACTGCCCGCCGGTGGGGCAGAGGCAGCTCCACTGCGAGGTGTAGTCGCCGTCGATGGCGCCCAACGCCGTGCCGTCTTTGTAGCCGGGTCCCGGCCAGGGGGCGGATTCGCTGGAAAACGCCACCACGGCGTACTGCTTGTAGTCAATCTCGTGAGGTATGGGGTCAGCCAGTGCGGGCATGGCGCCGGCCAAAATGACCGTCAGTGTTGTGGCGCCGGCCGCCAGGCTGCGGCGGAGCCGCCGTCCCGTGGTCCCTGTCATGTAATCCACTCCGTCGTAGGTAGATCGCGCCTGGGGCCACGCTGCGAACTGAACAGGCTCGAAACTACAGCCCTTGATCGTTTTCGTCAAATCTGCTCGCGTACGCGCACACTTGCTCGCGGCGATTCGTCGGTGAATCTGCGTGGCGGTGAGTGATTTTGTGGTTTGGATCACATTTTGGCCGGCTCGAACACGCCCGCGAGCCCTTGTCGGGCACCGTCTGGCCGCCGAACTGGCCGCTGCGACTAGGTTAAACGGACCTGTGACCAACATCACAGGCGAAAACCGCTCAATCCGCTTGACGCCGTGCTTGGCCCTGCGCAAGTATTGCTTACGGCTGCTCTATCTTGCCGTGAATCGCGCGTAATCGCTCACGACGTCCTAGGCGGCATTTGGACAAATGAAGCTCGGTGCGGGCCGCCGGTTTTCACGTCGGCTAGGGTCCGCTTCCGGAAGGAGAAACAATGAGGTTATCGGGGAAGGCCGCCGCAGTCATCGCTGGAACAGCTGTGCTCACGCTCAGCCTGGCCGCGTGCGGCGGAACAAAAGAAAACGAAACGGGTAACAACAAGACGCCGGCCAAGGGCGGCGAACCCGTCACGGTCACCTGGTGGGGTTGGGCGCCGGGCTACGAGGCGGCAGCGGGGGCGTTCAACGCCGCCCACAAGGATGTTCAAATCAAGTTCGAGCAGATCAGCTCCGGCAGCCAGGGCGGCTACGACAAAATGTTGACCGCGGTCAAGGCGGGCAACGCGCCCTGCCTGGGCCAGGTGGGCGCGGAGACATTCACCAGCTTCCTGGCCCAAGGCGCCCTCGAGGACGTCAGCCAATACGTCACCAGTGCCAAGGACGACTTCCCAGAGGCGGCCTGGAAGACCGTCTCGCTGGGCGACAAGATCTACGGCATCCCGGTCGACTCCGGCACCATGGGCATGTTCTACCGCGCGGACCTGTTCGAACAGTTCGGCCTGACCGTGCCGACCACCTGGGACGAGTTCAAGGCCGCGGGCCAGAAACTGCACGCCGCGGACGCCACCAAGTACATCGCCAACCTGCCCACCGACGCCTACAACTTCTCGGGCTACTCCTGGCAGGCCGGCGCGCGCTGGTTCTCCGCCGCCGATGACGCCTGGCAGGTCACAATCGACTCGTCCGCCAACATCAAGGTCGCCGACTTCTGGCAGTCGATGGTGGACGAGGGAATTGTCTCCACATTCCCCAGCTGGGACGCCGCCCTCAACGCCGCCTGGTCTGACGGCACCGTCCTGGCCGAGGTCGGCGCGGTCTGGACCGCCGGCATCCTCGAGAGCGAGGCCAAGAATTCGGCTGGCAAGTGGGCCGTCGCCCCAATGCCCCGGTGGGCCGGGTCGGACGAGGTCGGCAACGTGGGCGGTTCGCCCAACGCCGTGCTGAAGGGATGCAAGAACCCGAAGGAGGCCGCCGAGGCCGCCCTCTGGCTGTCGACCAACGCCGACTCCCTCAACCTGATGATCAACGAGGGCGGGCTCTACCCGGCCTCGACAGCGGGCCAGGCGCTCCCGGTCATGAAGGAAGGCCGCGAGTTCTTTGGCGGCCAGGCGATCTTTGAGGTCTTCGCCAAGGAGTCAGCCAAGGTCAACCCGGATTGGCAGTGGGGACCGGTCATGACCGTGACCAGCTCCGCGCTGGCGGACGGCCTGGGCAAGGTCGCCAACAAGTCCGGCACCGTCGCGGACGCGTTCAAGTCGGCGCAGACAAAGACGGTCGATGAGATCGAGGCGCAGGGTTACGCCCTGAAGAAGTAACGCCCAACCAACCGGGGGCGGGACGGCCGTTCAAGCGGTGTCCCGCCCCCGGCCCTTATCAGACCCGGTCCGGATCGAAAGGTGAGACCTGTGGCTGTGATTACCAAAGCGCCCCCTGGGCCGCTCGCGAACGCCGGCCCCGTGCGCCGACCCCGGCGCGCGGGCCACCGGACTGCCCGCACCGCCATCCGCCGTGCTTGGCCGTTCGCGCTGCCCTTCCTGGCCCTGTTCCTGGCCGTCTACATAATCCCAATTTGCTATTCCGTCTATCAGTCGCTCTTCACCGTCTCCCGCTCCGGCCTGGGGTTGACCGCGGCAGAGCCGAAGTTCGCCTGGTTCGCCAACTACGCCAGGGCCTTTGAGGACCCGGCGTTCATGGGCTCGCTTGGCCGGGTCCTGTTCATCGGCGTGATCCAAGTGCCCGTGATGCTGGTCCTGGCATTGGTGCTGGCCTTGTTCATCGACTCGAAGATCGCGCCCGGTACCAAGGCGTACCGGATCATCTACTTCCTGCCCTACGCCCTGCCCGGAGTGATCGCCGGCCTGATGTGGTCGTTCCTCTACGCCCCCAGCCTCTCCCCCATAGTGCGGGGCTTTGAGGCGCTCGGCTGGAACGTCGACTTCACACGGGACGGCGTGCTGCCGTTCTCCATCATGAACATCCTGACCTGGGCCTGGACCGGCTACAACATGATCATCATCTACTCCTCGCTGCAGTCCATCCCGCCCGAGGTCATCGAGGCGGCCGCGATCGACGGCTGCTCCGGCTGGAACGCGGCCTGGAAGATCAAGGTGCCCATGGTGCGGCCCGCGATCATCCTGACGGCGGTCTTCTCAATCATCGGCACCGCCCAGCTCTACAACGAGCCGGTCACCATGAAGGCCATCGCCCCGAACCTGTCCAGCGACTACACACCCCTGATGTCGGCGCTCAAAACGCTGACGTCGAACTTCCCGTACTCGGCCACGAAGGCGGTCATCCTGGCGCTCTTCATTGGCCTGTGTTCGGCCCTGTTCTTCCGTTTGACCAGGCAGAAGGATCCGTCATGAGCCATTCGGTCACACCTTTGCAACGGATTTCGCCCACCTCCAAAGCCGTGGTCATGTTCGTCATGACCCTGTTCGCGCTGTACTGCTTGGCGCCGGTCTGGTGGCTGATAGTCGGCGCCACCAAACCGGACGGCACCTTGTTCACCGGCAGCGGCTTTTGGTTCACCGACATCTCCATAGTTGAGAACCTGCGCACCTTGTTCCAGGCCCAGAACGGCGTCTTCCTGTTCTGGATCCGCAACTCGCTGGCCTACGCCGTGGGCGGCGCGCTGGTCTCCACGTTGATCTCCGTCATGATGGGCTACGCCCTGGCCAAATACCCCTTCCCCGGAAGGGGCGCGGTGTTCGGGGCGGTGCTCGCCGCCGTCTTCATCCCGGCCCCCATCTTCGCCATCCCGCTTTACCTGATGTTCTCCGGGTCCGGCCTGATCAACACCTTCTGGTCCGTTTTCATCCCGTGCATCGTCAGCCCGTTCGGCGTCTACCTCTCCCGCATCTACGCGGCCGAATCGGTGCCGGACGAGGTGATCGAGGCCGGGCGGATCGACGGCGCCGGCGAACTGCGGATCTTCTTCAAGGTCGGCATCAAGATGATGGCGCCCGCCATGCTGACCATCTTCTTGTTCCAGTTCGTCTCGATCTGGACCAACTACCTGCTCCCGTCGCTGATGTTGGCGGACGCCCGGCTCCAGCCGGTCACGGTCGGCCTGATCGCCTGGCAGCAGTTGCGCGGCAATCCGGTGGGCTATTCGACGGTTGTGACCGGCGCCTTGGTGTCCGTCCTGCCGATCGTCATCTTGTTCCTGTCGCTGCAGAGCTTCTGGTCCAAGGGCCTGGCCGCGGGAGCCATCAAGTAAGAAACCGCCGAACCGAGAGGCCAGCAACGTGGACAACACCCACACCGAACCAGTCGACCAGCCCGGTTCCGCCCACGCCCCCGCCCGCCGCTCCGAAGGCCGCGTCACCCTGCCGACCGAAGTCGGCGCGGAGGCGGCATGCTACGAGTTGCTGGAGGCTTTGGGGGCCGATGCCGTCCGGAACTCCGACGGCACCGAAGTGCCTCCCGAGTTGCGCGACCTGGGTTTGGCCGTCTACTCGAAGTAT includes:
- a CDS encoding sugar ABC transporter substrate-binding protein — encoded protein: MRLSGKAAAVIAGTAVLTLSLAACGGTKENETGNNKTPAKGGEPVTVTWWGWAPGYEAAAGAFNAAHKDVQIKFEQISSGSQGGYDKMLTAVKAGNAPCLGQVGAETFTSFLAQGALEDVSQYVTSAKDDFPEAAWKTVSLGDKIYGIPVDSGTMGMFYRADLFEQFGLTVPTTWDEFKAAGQKLHAADATKYIANLPTDAYNFSGYSWQAGARWFSAADDAWQVTIDSSANIKVADFWQSMVDEGIVSTFPSWDAALNAAWSDGTVLAEVGAVWTAGILESEAKNSAGKWAVAPMPRWAGSDEVGNVGGSPNAVLKGCKNPKEAAEAALWLSTNADSLNLMINEGGLYPASTAGQALPVMKEGREFFGGQAIFEVFAKESAKVNPDWQWGPVMTVTSSALADGLGKVANKSGTVADAFKSAQTKTVDEIEAQGYALKK
- a CDS encoding sugar ABC transporter permease — protein: MAVITKAPPGPLANAGPVRRPRRAGHRTARTAIRRAWPFALPFLALFLAVYIIPICYSVYQSLFTVSRSGLGLTAAEPKFAWFANYARAFEDPAFMGSLGRVLFIGVIQVPVMLVLALVLALFIDSKIAPGTKAYRIIYFLPYALPGVIAGLMWSFLYAPSLSPIVRGFEALGWNVDFTRDGVLPFSIMNILTWAWTGYNMIIIYSSLQSIPPEVIEAAAIDGCSGWNAAWKIKVPMVRPAIILTAVFSIIGTAQLYNEPVTMKAIAPNLSSDYTPLMSALKTLTSNFPYSATKAVILALFIGLCSALFFRLTRQKDPS
- a CDS encoding carbohydrate ABC transporter permease, producing MSHSVTPLQRISPTSKAVVMFVMTLFALYCLAPVWWLIVGATKPDGTLFTGSGFWFTDISIVENLRTLFQAQNGVFLFWIRNSLAYAVGGALVSTLISVMMGYALAKYPFPGRGAVFGAVLAAVFIPAPIFAIPLYLMFSGSGLINTFWSVFIPCIVSPFGVYLSRIYAAESVPDEVIEAGRIDGAGELRIFFKVGIKMMAPAMLTIFLFQFVSIWTNYLLPSLMLADARLQPVTVGLIAWQQLRGNPVGYSTVVTGALVSVLPIVILFLSLQSFWSKGLAAGAIK